One part of the Hemitrygon akajei unplaced genomic scaffold, sHemAka1.3 Scf000199, whole genome shotgun sequence genome encodes these proteins:
- the LOC140724380 gene encoding uncharacterized protein, giving the protein MSVAFTPSNRLSILTDENLINCSRRKRSVVQLPADDPLQQRPERKPPPIRRLQFPFICSDGVNGLSRIFQLKGHQQVHTGTRPFTCSLCEKGFSSSSLLWTNQSVHTGQRPFTCSDCVKGFTKSSTLMAHQRVHTGVRPFTCSDCGKGFTKSCTLMAHQRVHTGERPFTCSDCGKGFSCSSKLKVHQRVHTGERPFTCSDCGKGFTQSSELKVHQRVHTGERPFTCSDCGKGFTQSSKLKVHLQVHTGERPFTCSDCGKRFTQSAHLRAHRSLAHTGEKPYTCSACGKGFTRSSALMAHQRVHTGERPFNCLDCGKRFTQSSHLQAHRSVHTGERPFICSYCGEGFTLSSQLLRHHSVHTGEWPFTCSDCGKGFTQSSQLKVHQRVHTGERPFTCSDCGKGFTCSSKLKVHQRVHTGERPFTCLVCGKGFTRSSELKLHQRVHTGERPFTCSDCGKRFTRSSHLKVHQRVHTGERSFTCSDCGKGFSCSSELKVHQRVHTGERSFICSECGKGFSLSSHLLRHQRVHTGEKLFTCSDSGKYSLPHLN; this is encoded by the exons GCAattcccattcatctgctcagacggtGTGAATGGACTCAGTCGGATATTTCAACTAAAGGGACAtcaacaagttcacactgggacaaggccattcacttgttctctgtgtgagaagggattcagtagTTCTTCCCTCCTGTGGAcaaaccagtcagttcacactgggcagaggcctttcacctgctcagattgtgtgaagggattcactaagtcatccaccctaatggctcaccaacgagttcacactggggtgcggccgttcacctgctcagactgtgggaagggattcactaagtcatgcaccctaatggctcaccaacgagttcacactggggagaggccattcacctgctcggactgtgggaagggattcagctgCTCAtcaaaactgaaggtacatcagagagtacaCACTGGAGAGCGGcctttcacctgttcagactgtgggaagggattcactcagtcatctgaactgaaggtacatcagagagttcacactggggagcggccgttcacctgctcagactgtgggaagggattcactcagtcatctaaactgaaggtacatctgcaagttcacactggggagaggccgttcacctgctcagactgtgggaagagattcactcagtcagcccacctacgagcacacaggtca TtagctcacactggggagaagccatacacctgctcagcatgtgggaagggattcactcggtcatcggccctaatggctcaccagcgggttcacaccggggagcggccgttcaactgcttggactgtgggaagagattcactcagtcatctcacctacaagcacacaggtcagttcacacgGGCGAGAGGCCATTTATCTGCTcgtactgtggggagggattcactttgtcatctcagCTACTGAGACACCATTCAGTGcatactggggagtggccgttcacctgttcagactgtgggaagggattcactcagtcatctcaactgaaggtacatcagagagttcacactggggagcggccgttcacctgctcggactgtgggaagggattcacttgttcatctaaacttaaggtacatcagcgagttcacactggagagaggccgttcacctgcttagtctgtgggaagggattcactcgctcatctgaactgaagctacatcagcgagttcacactggagagaggccgttcacctgctcagactgtgggaagcgattcactcggtcatctcatctgaaggtacaccagcgagttcacactggggagaggtcgttcacctgctcagactgtgggaagggattctcttgcTCATCCGAATTGAAGgtacaccaacgagttcacactggagagaggtcgTTCATCTGctccgaatgtgggaagggattcagtctgtcatctcacctactgagacaccagcgtgttcacactggggagaagctgtttacctgctcagacagtgggaagtaTTCACTtcctcatctgaactga